The following coding sequences are from one Psychrobacter sp. AH5 window:
- the hemP gene encoding hemin uptake protein HemP, which translates to MVISRYLHSRDNRLPTLQSQHLFALTKEVRIEHEGEEYRLRLTRNNRLILTK; encoded by the coding sequence ATGGTCATCTCTCGCTACCTACATAGCCGCGACAACCGCCTACCTACCCTACAATCTCAGCATTTATTCGCCCTGACAAAAGAGGTGCGAATTGAGCATGAAGGCGAGGAATATCGTCTGCGTTTGACTCGCAATAATCGTTTGATTTTGACTAAATAA